One window from the genome of Gimesia aquarii encodes:
- a CDS encoding NPCBM/NEW2 domain-containing protein produces the protein MRYLIHNTFSHKLLVVVLMIVFLGTSYVRGADPSSQKINFTERYKELLLESQKAPTKEYMKEVAFDAMDACQTVIKAGDYATALKFAALAVKIAKLSGNNHAITSANRLKLRSSLLNREYRKVEKNHKKLKQDVNDSKSATIYGKFVALYLNQWKEGLFWLAKGDDTSYRTLAKKELSNSNDEATTLAIANGWLQLAENEKGLAKRTLELHAYDLYRRAWSSSLGADRARIDAMMNKLPIRYLNHMVETDVNKGPWPLGKNGSSGNGNPIFTVNNLEFPNGLGLHPPDNGSARVRYNLNSQYKTFETGIAIMDDTYVFRGTIYFWVVGDGKVLWKSAPIRGRGDVQYCRVSVKNVKTLELRTESPGRATGAHAVWLDPHVLKY, from the coding sequence ATGCGATATCTTATTCACAATACATTTTCACACAAACTCTTAGTCGTAGTGCTGATGATCGTATTCTTGGGAACATCTTATGTTCGAGGCGCAGATCCCTCTTCTCAAAAGATTAACTTCACTGAACGTTATAAGGAACTTCTGCTCGAATCTCAAAAAGCACCGACGAAAGAATATATGAAAGAAGTGGCATTTGATGCCATGGACGCTTGTCAAACAGTGATCAAAGCCGGTGATTATGCCACTGCACTCAAGTTTGCCGCACTTGCTGTCAAAATCGCGAAATTATCAGGAAATAATCACGCCATTACCTCAGCGAACAGATTGAAGTTGCGTAGTTCGTTGCTGAATCGAGAATATCGCAAAGTAGAAAAAAATCACAAAAAGCTAAAACAAGATGTGAATGACTCGAAATCGGCAACGATATATGGCAAATTTGTTGCACTGTATTTGAATCAGTGGAAAGAGGGGCTTTTCTGGCTCGCAAAAGGTGATGACACATCATATCGAACTTTAGCTAAAAAAGAACTTTCTAACTCGAATGACGAAGCCACTACTCTGGCAATTGCCAACGGTTGGTTGCAACTGGCTGAAAACGAAAAAGGTCTGGCAAAACGAACATTGGAATTGCACGCATATGACTTATATAGACGAGCCTGGAGTAGTTCGCTTGGAGCGGATCGAGCTCGAATCGATGCGATGATGAATAAGTTGCCAATCCGTTATCTAAATCACATGGTCGAAACAGATGTAAACAAAGGACCCTGGCCTTTGGGAAAGAATGGAAGCAGTGGAAATGGTAACCCCATATTTACAGTTAATAATCTGGAGTTTCCCAACGGCCTTGGTTTACATCCTCCGGATAACGGTTCCGCACGTGTGCGTTACAACCTCAATAGTCAATACAAAACCTTTGAGACTGGCATTGCAATCATGGATGATACATATGTCTTTCGTGGAACTATATATTTCTGGGTTGTCGGTGATGGCAAAGTACTCTGGAAATCGGCTCCTATCCGCGGTCGTGGGGACGTACAATATTGCCGCGTTTCCGTTAAAAACGTCAAGACGCTGGAACTACGGACTGAATCACCTGGTAGAGCCACAGGAGCGCATGCTGTGTGGCTCGATCCACATGTTTTGAAATACTAA
- a CDS encoding class I fructose-bisphosphate aldolase: protein MNRQQLIDTAKAMVVDDKGLLAMDESTPTCDKRFAKLDIPQNEETRRIYRELIVNTPGLNESISGAILYDETIRQKRNDGSSFVQALTDVGIIPGIKVDAGAKEMAAHPGEKITEGLDRLRDRLAEYVQMGARFAKWRAVITIGDGIPSRGCIEANAHALGRYAALSQEARLVPIVEPEVLMDGNHTLERCYEVTEETLRTVFQQLYMQRVMLEGMILKPNMVLPGLACPHQNSVDEVADATVACFLRAVPAAVSGVTFLSGGQSSELASARLNAMNVKFKSQVPWELSFSFARAIQQPAMGIWGGDSANVMAAQKALYHRAKCNRDARRGEYNAET, encoded by the coding sequence ATGAACAGACAACAGCTAATTGACACGGCAAAAGCGATGGTCGTTGACGACAAGGGACTCCTGGCGATGGATGAGAGCACCCCAACCTGCGATAAACGATTTGCTAAGTTGGACATCCCCCAGAACGAAGAGACCCGGCGTATCTATCGAGAGTTGATTGTTAACACACCTGGCCTTAACGAAAGCATCAGCGGAGCCATTCTGTATGATGAGACAATCCGTCAGAAGCGGAATGATGGTTCTTCTTTTGTGCAAGCCCTCACCGATGTGGGAATTATTCCCGGAATTAAAGTCGATGCGGGGGCAAAGGAGATGGCCGCTCATCCGGGAGAGAAGATTACGGAAGGTCTGGATCGATTACGCGACCGTCTGGCCGAATACGTTCAGATGGGAGCCCGTTTTGCCAAGTGGCGTGCGGTCATTACGATCGGTGATGGTATTCCGAGTCGCGGTTGTATTGAGGCCAACGCACACGCATTAGGACGATATGCTGCATTATCTCAGGAAGCCAGGCTGGTTCCTATCGTTGAACCAGAAGTACTCATGGACGGCAACCACACTCTTGAACGTTGCTACGAAGTGACTGAGGAAACACTACGAACGGTTTTTCAGCAGCTTTACATGCAACGCGTAATGTTAGAAGGCATGATTCTGAAACCAAATATGGTGCTACCAGGATTAGCCTGTCCGCATCAGAATTCGGTGGATGAAGTGGCCGATGCTACGGTGGCCTGTTTCTTACGTGCCGTTCCTGCTGCGGTTTCGGGAGTGACATTCTTATCGGGTGGTCAATCCAGCGAACTGGCGTCAGCGCGTTTGAACGCCATGAATGTCAAATTCAAATCTCAAGTCCCCTGGGAGTTGTCGTTTTCCTTTGCCCGGGCGATCCAGCAACCGGCGATGGGAATCTGGGGAGGCGATTCTGCTAATGTGATGGCAGCCCAGAAAGCATTATATCATCGCGCGAAATGCAACCGAGATGCACGCCGTGGCGAATACAATGCCGAGACCTAA
- a CDS encoding TetR/AcrR family transcriptional regulator: MNKKRGRPRNYDPEAALNAALTVFWQHGFAGTSLDELSTATGMNRPSLYAAFGDKKSIYRKSMDQFSQTFLGELEANLFAGLSLEEDLVNFYKAALSEYIADSDIAWGCPVICTATLAAAYDDEIQSDLAHALDQIDAMFIKRFKQAQDEGEMKSGNPKKLAQLAAAVLHSLAIRTRARQTKFKPETFIKASVAEILRG, from the coding sequence ATGAATAAAAAACGGGGAAGGCCCCGCAACTATGATCCTGAAGCGGCACTAAATGCGGCACTCACTGTGTTCTGGCAACATGGTTTTGCAGGAACCAGCCTGGATGAGCTTAGCACTGCAACCGGAATGAATCGGCCGAGTTTGTATGCTGCATTTGGAGATAAAAAATCGATCTATCGAAAATCCATGGATCAATTTAGTCAAACTTTTCTGGGCGAACTCGAAGCAAATCTCTTTGCGGGATTGAGTCTGGAAGAGGATCTGGTCAACTTCTACAAGGCCGCTTTGTCGGAATACATTGCCGACAGCGATATCGCATGGGGATGCCCTGTCATCTGCACGGCAACGCTAGCAGCAGCATACGATGATGAGATTCAATCCGACCTTGCCCATGCACTGGATCAGATTGATGCGATGTTTATAAAACGATTTAAGCAGGCCCAGGATGAGGGCGAGATGAAATCAGGTAATCCAAAGAAACTGGCGCAACTCGCGGCAGCCGTGCTTCACAGTCTTGCCATCCGGACGCGCGCCAGACAAACAAAGTTCAAGCCGGAAACATTCATCAAAGCCTCCGTTGCAGAGATCCTCAGAGGTTAA
- a CDS encoding sigma 54-interacting transcriptional regulator, which yields MSYSNTKYRDSMSRNLSQESPLKQNAEAESAHTSEPAVDGTLLSIVQGTASERGEHFFESLVQYLAVSLNVKAAFVAEFNAERTAVHTLAVWVGGQLEENFVFELEGTPCQHVLSGGIQHFSDNIRELFPKNNLLKSLNARSYLAIPLTDDAGVVVGHLAVIDDHSMEADERELSIFHIFAARATAELIRRQAEQQLDDSLRREHRLRDERQRIEAEVAYLREELRSRSEFAEIVGESDGIWKVLRNIDMVAPTDSTVLILGETGTGKELVARAIHKNSKRHNGSFVRVNCAALPESLLESELFGHEHGAFTGATQQRTGRFELADGGTIFLDEIGEMPLPAQSRLLRVLQEQELERVGSSQTIRIDVRVLAATNRNLLDMVEEGTFREDLYYRLNVFPVPIPPLRERLEDIPTLVRFFLTKLGSRLGKKIDQVPKSVFSMLRDYAWPGNIRELENIIERAMILTPGDTLLLPAGVIPVRRKKEQRSTQLLPLEEIERNHIQTVLNHTQGTIAGPKGAAKILGLNPNTLRSRMEKLGITVERSNGN from the coding sequence ATGTCGTACTCAAATACGAAATACCGTGATTCCATGTCTCGTAATCTCAGTCAGGAGAGTCCGTTGAAACAGAATGCAGAAGCAGAGTCTGCCCACACCAGTGAACCCGCCGTTGATGGCACTCTCCTCTCCATCGTGCAGGGAACCGCATCAGAACGAGGTGAGCATTTTTTTGAATCTCTGGTTCAATACCTGGCAGTTTCGCTGAACGTCAAAGCAGCTTTCGTCGCTGAGTTCAATGCGGAACGCACAGCAGTCCATACGTTGGCCGTCTGGGTCGGAGGGCAGCTCGAAGAAAACTTCGTATTTGAACTGGAAGGGACTCCCTGCCAACATGTGCTCTCGGGAGGAATTCAGCACTTCTCCGATAATATTCGCGAGTTATTTCCCAAAAACAATCTTCTGAAAAGCTTAAACGCACGCAGCTACCTTGCCATTCCTTTAACGGATGATGCAGGCGTGGTGGTAGGGCATCTGGCTGTGATCGATGATCATTCCATGGAAGCGGACGAGCGGGAACTCTCAATCTTTCATATCTTTGCTGCTCGGGCAACTGCAGAACTGATTCGACGTCAAGCAGAACAACAGCTGGATGACAGCCTGCGTCGAGAACATCGCCTGCGCGACGAGCGACAGCGGATTGAAGCGGAAGTCGCGTACCTTCGAGAGGAGCTTCGCTCTCGATCCGAATTTGCTGAAATCGTAGGTGAGAGTGATGGGATCTGGAAAGTGTTACGCAACATCGACATGGTGGCTCCCACCGACAGTACGGTCTTGATTCTAGGCGAGACCGGTACTGGTAAGGAACTTGTTGCCAGAGCAATTCATAAAAACAGTAAACGGCATAATGGCTCCTTCGTTCGTGTGAACTGTGCGGCACTCCCGGAATCCCTTCTGGAAAGCGAACTCTTTGGACACGAACATGGTGCGTTCACGGGTGCCACTCAACAACGCACGGGTCGTTTCGAACTCGCCGATGGGGGCACGATCTTTCTGGACGAAATTGGCGAGATGCCTTTACCCGCACAGTCACGTTTGTTGCGCGTGCTGCAAGAACAGGAACTTGAACGCGTAGGAAGCAGTCAGACGATTCGGATTGATGTCAGAGTCCTAGCGGCCACCAATCGCAACTTGCTGGATATGGTTGAAGAGGGAACGTTTCGAGAAGACCTCTACTACCGACTGAATGTCTTCCCTGTTCCCATCCCCCCGCTTCGTGAGCGATTGGAAGACATTCCCACGCTGGTACGATTTTTCCTGACGAAACTGGGATCGCGGCTGGGTAAGAAAATTGATCAGGTCCCGAAATCGGTCTTCTCCATGCTCCGCGATTACGCATGGCCGGGCAATATTCGAGAGCTGGAGAATATCATCGAACGCGCCATGATTCTGACACCCGGCGATACGCTATTACTGCCTGCGGGCGTGATCCCGGTACGTCGAAAGAAAGAACAACGTTCTACCCAACTTCTGCCGCTCGAAGAAATCGAACGCAACCATATTCAAACCGTTCTGAATCACACACAAGGGACGATTGCCGGCCCCAAAGGTGCTGCCAAGATCCTGGGGCTCAATCCGAATACACTGCGAAGCCGGATGGAAAAACTCGGAATCACTGTGGAGCGATCAAATGGCAACTGA
- a CDS encoding SDR family NAD(P)-dependent oxidoreductase, translating into MRNIRGKKALITGAASGIGRELALHLASEGADLFLLDVDESGLNDTANAATLLGVRVIFRHCDLTDSQQISDVIRAVLDQWNYIDILVNNAGVAFYGPTHTMTTAQWDWLLAINLLAPIQITRELLPALINRPEAHIVNIASICGIVSGSRFSAYQVSKFGLLGFSEALRAEYSRQGLGVSAICPGPVSTRLFESAPCGRKDKKTPVPPRWACISPEQVAQKTIKAIYKDKGLCLVGWVAYVLYYLKRLTPWSLDLAHRFGRRKKMKKKAEQLHESAKLKADAITSSDLCSKVT; encoded by the coding sequence ATGCGTAACATTCGGGGGAAAAAAGCACTGATTACAGGTGCGGCGTCAGGAATTGGTCGTGAACTCGCTCTTCATCTGGCTTCAGAAGGCGCGGATCTATTCTTGCTGGATGTCGATGAAAGTGGACTAAATGACACGGCAAATGCAGCCACACTCCTGGGTGTGCGGGTCATATTCCGGCACTGTGATTTGACCGACTCCCAACAAATTTCCGATGTCATAAGAGCGGTTCTAGATCAATGGAACTATATTGACATATTAGTGAATAATGCAGGTGTTGCGTTTTACGGTCCGACTCACACAATGACCACAGCGCAATGGGATTGGTTGCTTGCGATCAACCTGCTGGCTCCGATTCAAATTACGCGTGAATTGCTACCAGCGTTAATCAATCGTCCCGAGGCGCACATCGTCAATATCGCCAGTATTTGTGGAATCGTTTCTGGTTCACGATTTAGTGCTTACCAGGTAAGTAAATTTGGGCTTTTGGGATTTAGTGAAGCGCTGCGCGCAGAATATAGTCGTCAAGGGCTGGGAGTTTCTGCAATTTGTCCTGGGCCGGTCTCTACCCGGCTTTTTGAATCAGCTCCTTGTGGTCGTAAAGACAAGAAAACCCCAGTTCCGCCAAGGTGGGCTTGTATTTCACCAGAGCAGGTGGCACAAAAAACAATCAAGGCCATCTATAAAGACAAAGGGTTGTGTCTGGTGGGCTGGGTTGCCTATGTGTTGTATTATCTGAAGCGACTTACTCCCTGGTCATTGGATTTAGCGCATCGCTTCGGACGTCGTAAAAAGATGAAGAAAAAAGCAGAGCAGCTTCATGAATCTGCGAAGTTAAAAGCAGATGCGATTACCAGTTCTGATCTTTGTTCGAAAGTGACCTGA
- a CDS encoding DsrE family protein: MSNIAIVILTDTEGSEGLGRVVNALTAAKEFKEGGDHVKVTFTGAGTKWVGELTKPDHKLHSVFNELKDQITGACSFCAGAFGVDESVQSAGVNLLEEYGTNMSFRQLIQDGYHVLTF; this comes from the coding sequence ATGTCAAACATTGCGATAGTGATTCTCACAGATACTGAAGGAAGTGAAGGCCTCGGCCGAGTTGTGAATGCACTGACAGCCGCCAAGGAATTCAAGGAGGGGGGTGACCATGTCAAGGTTACTTTTACCGGCGCTGGAACCAAGTGGGTTGGTGAGCTTACCAAACCTGACCATAAACTGCACTCTGTCTTTAATGAATTGAAAGATCAGATCACCGGAGCATGCAGCTTCTGCGCGGGCGCCTTTGGTGTCGATGAATCCGTACAATCAGCGGGAGTCAATCTGCTGGAAGAGTATGGTACCAATATGAGTTTTCGGCAGCTCATTCAGGATGGATATCATGTTCTGACATTCTGA
- the uvsE gene encoding UV DNA damage repair endonuclease UvsE: MKKKPTSQNSLRLGLCCQFLEEPIQFRNTTVKANSSMDRPAALEKLSRLCRENAVALQAALEYCVAHDIGCFRINSQILPLKTHFECGYEMNDLPEGKKIVSLFKQCGKYAREHDLRTSFHPDQFVVLNSPRPDVVERSIAELEYQAKVAEWVNTDVINIHGGGAYGDKQNALKQFAKNLRRLSKRVRSRLTVENDDTTYTPSDLLPLCRETGIPLVYDVHHHRCLPDTLSIEEATNEALTTWDREPLFHISSPLEGWQGPKPQRHHDFISIKDFPHCWEGRELTIEVEAKAKELAVLKFKGSLKRRLG; this comes from the coding sequence TTGAAGAAAAAACCAACCTCTCAAAACTCGCTTCGCTTGGGACTGTGTTGTCAGTTTCTTGAAGAACCGATCCAGTTTCGTAACACAACGGTCAAAGCCAACAGCAGTATGGATCGCCCGGCGGCTCTGGAAAAACTATCTCGTTTGTGTAGGGAAAATGCAGTCGCGTTACAGGCAGCGCTCGAATATTGTGTCGCACACGATATTGGCTGCTTTCGAATTAACAGTCAGATATTGCCTTTGAAAACTCACTTCGAATGTGGCTATGAGATGAATGACCTTCCCGAAGGGAAAAAGATTGTTTCACTATTCAAGCAGTGCGGGAAGTATGCCCGTGAACATGATCTTCGTACCTCGTTCCATCCTGATCAATTTGTCGTGCTCAATTCACCGCGTCCCGATGTCGTCGAGCGTTCTATAGCAGAACTCGAATATCAGGCGAAAGTCGCAGAGTGGGTCAATACTGATGTGATCAACATCCATGGTGGTGGTGCCTATGGTGATAAACAAAACGCCTTAAAACAGTTTGCCAAAAATCTGCGCCGTCTTTCAAAGCGGGTACGAAGTCGACTGACTGTTGAGAACGATGATACGACTTATACTCCGTCTGATTTGTTACCCTTATGCCGCGAGACAGGGATTCCTCTCGTCTATGATGTGCACCATCACCGCTGTCTACCCGATACGCTTTCTATCGAAGAGGCGACTAACGAAGCCCTTACAACCTGGGATCGAGAACCACTGTTTCATATCTCCAGTCCACTGGAAGGCTGGCAAGGACCGAAACCGCAACGGCACCATGATTTTATTTCAATAAAAGACTTTCCCCACTGTTGGGAAGGGCGAGAACTCACTATCGAAGTCGAAGCCAAGGCGAAAGAACTGGCAGTGTTGAAGTTCAAAGGATCACTCAAGCGACGACTTGGTTGA
- a CDS encoding copper chaperone, whose protein sequence is MMRTARITIRRFIEALISVSRIDTSTAFCTGIIALGIVGWITALIMMGGMDRGPGTPLHNFPTFLMGWIIMLTAMMLPSEMIYVKVYTTVLKGKVTLQQGKSSLAIPLICFLAGYGIAWILYGTLAFILDTLLRVSAFEFINWNQEGPRITGLILFIAGLYQVSSLKYACLTHCRSPFSFFAHHWRIGILGSLQMGVLHGLICVACCWALMAVMFAVGAMNLAWMALLTLLMFAEKIVPFGQKLTLPIAIFLWVMGGWIAVTPGSAPFLKNPLQFDASNHADRFKQHSEESFNHPLLGQPAPEFILPNMGQQEVSLTELNKRGPVVIVFYYGYYCSHCVSQLFGLNENLQKFNELQATVVAISADTPQQTKTKFSRYGGFDFPVLSDRENRIATKYKIYQPATASRVEDQQHGLFVVDQNGQVVWAYHGETPFMDHQTLLEVLKSLDQAQ, encoded by the coding sequence ATGATGCGAACTGCCAGAATCACAATCCGTCGATTCATTGAAGCTTTGATTTCTGTTTCCAGGATTGATACGTCAACGGCGTTTTGTACGGGTATCATCGCACTGGGTATCGTCGGCTGGATCACGGCTTTAATAATGATGGGAGGCATGGATCGAGGTCCCGGTACACCACTCCATAATTTTCCGACATTCCTGATGGGTTGGATCATTATGCTCACAGCGATGATGCTGCCTTCGGAAATGATCTATGTCAAAGTTTACACGACAGTCCTGAAAGGAAAAGTCACGCTGCAACAGGGAAAGTCTAGTTTGGCTATTCCCCTGATCTGTTTTCTTGCCGGCTATGGGATTGCCTGGATCCTATATGGAACTCTCGCATTTATTTTGGACACGCTTTTGAGAGTTAGTGCATTTGAATTCATCAATTGGAACCAGGAAGGTCCACGCATCACCGGTTTAATACTATTTATCGCAGGTCTTTATCAAGTTTCTTCTCTGAAGTACGCCTGTTTGACGCATTGCCGTTCGCCATTCAGCTTTTTTGCCCATCACTGGCGAATCGGAATTCTGGGTAGCCTGCAAATGGGAGTTTTGCATGGACTTATTTGCGTCGCCTGTTGTTGGGCTCTGATGGCCGTAATGTTTGCAGTCGGTGCCATGAACCTGGCTTGGATGGCCTTGCTCACGTTGCTCATGTTTGCTGAGAAAATCGTTCCGTTTGGACAGAAGCTGACATTACCCATCGCGATCTTTCTGTGGGTGATGGGAGGCTGGATTGCAGTCACTCCTGGCTCGGCTCCTTTTTTAAAGAACCCCTTGCAGTTTGATGCTTCGAATCATGCTGATCGCTTTAAACAACATTCTGAGGAGTCATTCAACCACCCACTGCTGGGCCAGCCTGCACCCGAGTTCATACTCCCGAATATGGGGCAACAAGAAGTCTCACTCACTGAGCTTAACAAACGCGGACCTGTCGTCATTGTGTTCTACTATGGGTATTACTGCAGTCATTGTGTCTCTCAGCTCTTTGGCTTGAATGAAAACCTCCAAAAGTTCAATGAATTACAAGCAACCGTAGTCGCGATCAGTGCAGATACTCCTCAGCAAACAAAGACAAAGTTTAGCAGATATGGCGGGTTCGACTTCCCCGTCCTGTCTGATAGAGAGAACCGCATCGCAACGAAGTACAAAATTTATCAGCCGGCAACAGCCTCCCGCGTCGAGGATCAACAACACGGGCTATTTGTCGTTGATCAAAACGGTCAAGTTGTCTGGGCATACCATGGTGAGACCCCTTTCATGGATCATCAAACTTTACTTGAGGTGTTAAAATCTCTGGATCAAGCTCAGTAA
- a CDS encoding cytochrome P460 family protein, whose amino-acid sequence MKNLKQSGLGLVLVGATTLSLTLLSGCGTAVEPTTTAHAANQSTAPMMKKGAEYNDQGALIRPKDHREWVFIGAPVTPNDMNNGKAAFPEFHNVYIDPMSFAEYKKTGTFPNGTVILKELVSVGSKAMPSGNGYFQGNFVSLEAMVKDTKRFEEEPGGWAFFRFGEAPHYNPTGARMKTESCNSCHSGAEEGYVFTDTYPVLRAAKAKVEAK is encoded by the coding sequence ATGAAGAACTTAAAGCAGTCCGGCCTGGGCTTGGTGTTGGTGGGAGCGACCACACTATCGCTCACATTACTTTCAGGCTGTGGAACTGCTGTCGAACCAACGACAACAGCCCACGCAGCCAATCAGTCAACAGCACCGATGATGAAGAAAGGAGCTGAGTACAACGATCAGGGGGCACTGATTCGCCCTAAAGATCACAGGGAGTGGGTCTTTATTGGGGCACCCGTCACGCCTAATGACATGAACAACGGCAAGGCTGCCTTCCCGGAATTTCACAACGTTTATATCGATCCCATGAGCTTTGCGGAATACAAGAAGACGGGTACGTTTCCCAATGGTACAGTGATTCTCAAGGAACTTGTCTCTGTCGGAAGCAAAGCCATGCCGAGCGGCAATGGTTACTTTCAAGGTAACTTCGTCAGTCTGGAAGCGATGGTGAAAGACACGAAACGCTTTGAAGAGGAACCGGGTGGCTGGGCTTTCTTCCGTTTCGGCGAAGCACCTCACTACAACCCAACGGGCGCGCGGATGAAAACAGAATCATGTAACTCCTGCCATTCGGGTGCGGAAGAAGGTTATGTCTTCACAGATACCTATCCTGTTCTTCGGGCTGCTAAGGCGAAAGTCGAGGCAAAATAA
- a CDS encoding TspO/MBR family protein yields MENRHMNWIDWYQSLLKPGWTPAPSTISLIWQILYPIIAISFGYVFVQIWRGKLPKSMAVPFAINLIANLSFTPLLFGLKNLLLATLDILLVWSTILWIMIVIWPRFRWVALMQVPYFVWVSVATGLQISIFWMNRGS; encoded by the coding sequence ATGGAGAACAGACATATGAACTGGATCGATTGGTATCAAAGTCTCTTGAAGCCCGGCTGGACTCCTGCTCCCTCCACAATCAGTCTGATCTGGCAGATACTCTATCCCATCATTGCGATTTCGTTTGGATATGTGTTTGTACAAATCTGGCGAGGAAAACTGCCCAAATCAATGGCAGTCCCGTTTGCCATTAATCTGATTGCAAATTTGAGTTTTACTCCACTGTTATTCGGCTTGAAAAATCTGCTGCTGGCCACACTGGATATTCTCCTGGTCTGGTCTACAATCCTTTGGATAATGATCGTAATCTGGCCTCGCTTCCGTTGGGTTGCATTAATGCAAGTCCCTTACTTTGTTTGGGTTTCGGTTGCGACCGGATTGCAAATCAGTATTTTCTGGATGAACCGGGGATCGTGA
- a CDS encoding DinB family protein → MMLSKIGSNTSPHKMIGKLMSISERIEEYLAGPETLRQAIAGMTDSDIDAAPIPGKWSTRQIICHIADFEPVYADRMKRVIAEEDPPLMGGDPDLFAERLAYEQRDLEEEFQLMIAVRQHMGRILKSIGPEDFQRTGNHSRDGALSLTDLLSRITNHIPHHIKFIREKRNALNI, encoded by the coding sequence ATGATGTTGTCAAAAATTGGTTCAAACACGTCTCCTCATAAAATGATTGGAAAACTGATGAGTATTTCAGAACGTATCGAAGAATATCTCGCCGGACCAGAGACGTTACGTCAGGCGATTGCAGGCATGACAGATTCTGATATTGATGCCGCACCGATTCCCGGGAAGTGGTCAACCCGGCAGATTATCTGTCACATTGCTGACTTTGAGCCGGTTTACGCAGATCGAATGAAACGAGTCATTGCTGAAGAAGATCCTCCCTTGATGGGCGGTGATCCAGATCTTTTTGCCGAGCGACTTGCCTATGAGCAACGTGATCTTGAAGAGGAATTTCAGCTAATGATTGCGGTTCGGCAGCACATGGGTAGAATTCTGAAATCAATCGGTCCGGAAGATTTTCAGCGCACGGGAAACCATTCTCGTGATGGAGCACTCTCTTTGACGGACTTGTTAAGTCGAATTACGAATCATATTCCACATCATATAAAATTTATTCGTGAGAAACGAAATGCGTTGAATATATAA
- a CDS encoding DUF1326 domain-containing protein: MNDDSRKKETIPNWHIAGDWFDICSCNVPCPCTFAQPPTGGACDAIFAYKIRTGHFGEVDMAGMNVVIIVAFTGDVWSGDKVAAGIFLDAAANPEQRQALELIFTGQVGGWMGHFIPSTLGTLRGIDFADITVAVDDSLEHWRVEIPEVVCASGEALTGPTADPSRRVQSWNPPGSEVGPTEAAVTWGKSIEGHWQAFGFSQDIPSGQNSKHIPFDWSGPDA; the protein is encoded by the coding sequence ATGAATGACGACTCCCGAAAAAAAGAAACCATTCCCAATTGGCACATTGCCGGCGATTGGTTTGATATTTGCTCATGCAATGTGCCCTGCCCTTGCACTTTTGCCCAACCACCTACGGGTGGTGCCTGCGATGCCATCTTTGCATACAAAATACGCACAGGACATTTTGGTGAAGTAGATATGGCAGGCATGAACGTCGTGATCATCGTCGCCTTTACAGGCGACGTGTGGAGTGGAGACAAAGTCGCTGCTGGTATATTCCTTGATGCCGCAGCCAACCCGGAACAAAGACAAGCTCTGGAGTTGATTTTCACCGGTCAGGTTGGAGGCTGGATGGGGCATTTTATCCCTTCAACTCTGGGCACACTCAGAGGAATCGACTTTGCTGATATCACAGTGGCTGTAGATGATTCACTCGAACACTGGAGGGTTGAAATCCCTGAAGTGGTCTGTGCCAGTGGCGAAGCCCTGACCGGTCCCACTGCAGATCCTTCCAGGCGCGTACAATCATGGAATCCCCCCGGAAGCGAAGTCGGACCGACTGAAGCCGCTGTCACCTGGGGAAAAAGCATCGAGGGACACTGGCAGGCATTTGGGTTTTCCCAGGACATTCCCTCGGGACAGAACAGCAAACATATTCCCTTCGACTGGAGTGGACCCGACGCATGA